In a single window of the Actinomycetota bacterium genome:
- a CDS encoding class I SAM-dependent rRNA methyltransferase encodes MEASITLRTGRERSVSRAHPWIFSGSIAAVGGEPAPGETVVVRAADGTSLGRAAYNAASKLRARMWTTDPGQRVDADFVRGRIERAVARRRHVVSGTDAVRLVYSEADGVPGVVADRYADTVVVQLTTAAADLWSDVVLDALADLPGVARVHERSDTESRHREGLLDRDGPRRGDAPPAEIMISEGPWRFAVNVATGHKTGFYLDQRRARSCLGSLAAGRSVLNVFGYTGAFTVVAAGSGATRVTTVDSSGPALAMAHRNAELNGVEVGELVEADAFSELRRLRDRGSSFDLIVLDPPKLAPSPAQVSKATRAYKDLNLLAAKLLSPGGILMTFSCSGAVSAELFQKVVAGAALDARRELRIVERLGQPGDHPVPLHFPEAEYLTGLVLQAD; translated from the coding sequence GTGGAGGCTTCGATCACCCTGCGAACCGGGCGCGAGCGCAGCGTCTCCCGAGCACACCCGTGGATCTTCAGCGGATCGATCGCCGCAGTCGGCGGCGAGCCGGCACCAGGTGAGACGGTCGTGGTGCGTGCGGCGGACGGCACCTCACTCGGCCGAGCGGCGTACAACGCCGCGTCCAAGCTGCGGGCGCGGATGTGGACCACCGATCCCGGCCAGCGCGTCGACGCGGACTTCGTCAGGGGGCGCATCGAACGTGCCGTCGCGCGCCGCCGGCACGTCGTCTCCGGCACCGACGCGGTGCGTCTCGTGTACAGCGAGGCCGACGGCGTGCCAGGTGTCGTCGCCGACCGCTACGCCGACACCGTGGTGGTGCAGCTCACCACCGCCGCGGCCGACCTGTGGAGCGACGTCGTCCTCGACGCCCTCGCCGACCTGCCCGGGGTCGCGCGGGTGCACGAGCGCAGCGACACCGAGTCACGCCACCGCGAGGGCCTGCTCGACCGTGACGGTCCCCGCCGCGGCGACGCGCCGCCGGCCGAGATCATGATCTCCGAAGGCCCTTGGCGCTTCGCGGTGAACGTCGCCACCGGCCACAAGACCGGCTTCTACCTCGACCAGCGCCGAGCAAGGTCGTGCCTTGGCAGCTTGGCAGCCGGGCGCTCGGTGCTGAACGTGTTCGGCTACACCGGGGCGTTCACGGTGGTCGCGGCTGGCAGCGGCGCGACACGCGTGACCACGGTCGACTCGTCGGGGCCGGCCCTCGCGATGGCCCACCGCAACGCCGAGCTGAACGGGGTCGAGGTGGGCGAGCTGGTGGAGGCCGATGCGTTCTCCGAGCTGCGGCGCCTGCGCGACCGCGGGTCGAGCTTCGACCTGATCGTGCTCGACCCGCCCAAGCTCGCGCCGTCGCCGGCTCAGGTCTCCAAGGCCACCCGCGCCTACAAAGACCTCAACCTGCTCGCCGCCAAGCTGCTCAGCCCCGGCGGGATCCTGATGACGTTCTCGTGCTCGGGCGCGGTGTCCGCCGAGTTGTTCCAGAAGGTGGTCGCCGGCGCCGCCCTCGACGCCAGGCGCGAGCTGCGCATCGTGGAGCGGCTCGGCCAGCCCGGTGACCACCCGGTGCCCCTCCACTTTCCCGAGGCCGAGTACCTGACCGGGCTCGTGCTGCAGGCCGACTGA
- a CDS encoding type IV pilus twitching motility protein PilT, translating to MKSPDRNLVTLLRATVASGASDLHLTVGRPPTARRDGVLVHFENVGLLTSTEIERMVMSLLDEFKTAELHEQHQVDFSFGLEGIGRFRANAFRQRGSFALALRVVPFRIRSLQELGAPAGCEVLLNRPYGLVLVVGPTGSGKSTTLAAMIDEINANNPCHILTIEDPVEFLHNHKMAMVNQREVGTDVHTFEAGLRSALREDPDVILLGEMRDLESISIALTLAETGHLVFATLHTNDASQALDRIIDVFPSERRDQIQIQLASSLQGVISQRLIPVDGGGRVAAYEVLMGTDPVRNLVREGKSRHLRNVITTSQQDGMQTIEMDLARLVAAGLIDLEAAYSVSAYPKEILAHATTMRAVSQAQATVDAGQMATTGAGTPAG from the coding sequence ATGAAGTCACCGGACCGGAACCTGGTCACCTTGCTGCGCGCCACCGTCGCGAGCGGTGCATCCGACCTTCACCTGACGGTCGGGCGGCCACCGACGGCGCGGCGCGACGGCGTGCTGGTGCACTTCGAGAACGTCGGGCTCCTGACGAGCACCGAGATCGAGCGGATGGTGATGAGCCTGCTCGACGAGTTCAAGACGGCTGAACTGCACGAGCAGCACCAGGTGGACTTCTCGTTCGGCTTGGAGGGCATCGGGCGCTTCCGCGCGAACGCGTTCCGCCAGCGCGGCTCGTTCGCGCTCGCTCTGCGCGTCGTGCCGTTCCGCATCCGTTCCCTGCAAGAGCTCGGCGCACCCGCCGGCTGCGAGGTCCTGCTGAACCGGCCTTACGGTCTCGTCCTCGTCGTCGGCCCGACCGGCTCGGGCAAGAGCACCACCCTCGCCGCGATGATCGACGAGATCAACGCGAACAACCCGTGCCACATCCTCACCATCGAAGACCCGGTGGAGTTCTTGCACAACCACAAGATGGCGATGGTCAACCAGCGTGAGGTCGGCACCGACGTGCACACCTTCGAGGCCGGCCTGCGCAGCGCCCTTCGTGAGGACCCCGACGTCATCCTCCTCGGCGAGATGCGCGACCTCGAGTCGATCTCCATCGCTTTGACGCTGGCCGAGACCGGTCACCTGGTGTTCGCCACCTTGCACACCAACGACGCGTCCCAAGCGCTCGACCGCATCATCGACGTGTTCCCCTCGGAGCGGCGCGACCAGATCCAGATCCAGCTCGCCAGCTCGCTGCAGGGTGTGATCAGCCAACGGCTGATCCCGGTCGACGGCGGCGGGCGAGTGGCGGCGTACGAGGTGCTGATGGGCACCGACCCGGTGCGCAACCTCGTTCGCGAAGGCAAGAGCCGCCACCTGCGCAACGTGATCACGACGAGCCAGCAGGACGGGATGCAGACGATCGAGATGGATCTCGCGCGGCTGGTGGCTGCGGGCCTGATCGACCTCGAGGCGGCCTACAGCGTGAGCGCGTACCCGAAGGAGATCCTGGCGCACGCGACGACGATGCGCGCCGTGAGCCAGGCCCAGGCCACCGTCGACGCCGGGCAGATGGCGACGACCGGCGCCGGTACGCCGGCGGGCTAG
- a CDS encoding type II secretion system protein produces MTETHRRDAGISLVEVLVAIVLLGFAAAGTLSTMAMAMRGSEWHRQHAAAQAWLQNASDAVNATPRMPCTFGEAAMRSFYVGVARAVPPPNNWATSQISIERSIEFWNGYDYGAICYEEIGLKLQKVTLTVKSPDPPFEIIKQLEMVKGVDQGE; encoded by the coding sequence GTGACGGAGACCCATCGCCGCGACGCGGGCATTTCGCTCGTCGAGGTGCTCGTCGCCATCGTGCTGCTCGGCTTCGCCGCGGCCGGGACGTTGTCGACCATGGCGATGGCGATGCGCGGTTCGGAGTGGCACCGCCAGCACGCCGCCGCTCAGGCATGGCTGCAGAACGCGAGCGACGCGGTCAACGCCACCCCGCGGATGCCGTGCACGTTCGGCGAGGCGGCGATGCGCAGCTTCTACGTGGGGGTGGCACGAGCCGTACCTCCGCCCAACAACTGGGCGACGTCGCAGATCAGCATCGAGCGCTCGATCGAGTTCTGGAACGGATACGACTACGGAGCCATCTGTTACGAGGAGATCGGCCTCAAGCTGCAGAAGGTGACGCTCACCGTGAAGAGCCCCGACCCCCCCTTCGAGATCATCAAGCAACTCGAGATGGTGAAGGGAGTGGACCAAGGTGAGTAA
- the tmk gene encoding dTMP kinase, translating into MPGRYIALEGVEGCGKSTQAALLAADLGAVLTRETGGTAIGDRIRSVLHDPGNVHLDPIAEALLIAGDRAQHRAEVVAPALAAGRDVVSDRSVWSSVAYQGYGRELPVDVVREVNDWALAGRWPDLVVLLRLAPDDVERRLAGRSLDRFEREDAAFFQRVASGFDALAAADPQHWIVVEAGGTVDEVFAELRLAVRERLSR; encoded by the coding sequence ATGCCGGGTCGGTACATCGCGCTGGAAGGGGTCGAGGGCTGCGGCAAGAGCACGCAGGCCGCACTGCTCGCCGCCGACCTCGGCGCGGTGCTCACCAGGGAGACCGGCGGCACGGCGATCGGCGACCGCATCCGCTCGGTGCTGCACGACCCCGGCAACGTGCACCTCGACCCGATCGCCGAGGCGCTGCTGATCGCGGGCGACCGCGCCCAGCACCGGGCCGAGGTGGTCGCGCCGGCCCTGGCCGCCGGGCGCGACGTGGTCAGCGACCGCAGCGTCTGGTCGAGCGTCGCCTACCAGGGCTACGGGCGTGAGCTGCCCGTCGACGTGGTGCGCGAGGTGAACGACTGGGCGCTCGCCGGGCGCTGGCCGGACCTCGTGGTGCTGCTCCGGCTCGCTCCCGACGACGTCGAACGGCGCCTCGCCGGGCGCAGCCTCGACCGCTTCGAGCGCGAGGACGCGGCGTTCTTCCAGCGGGTGGCGAGCGGTTTCGACGCTCTGGCCGCCGCCGACCCGCAGCACTGGATCGTCGTCGAGGCCGGCGGCACCGTCGACGAGGTGTTCGCCGAGCTCCGCCTCGCGGTGCGGGAGCGCCTTTCCCGATGA
- the rsgA gene encoding ribosome small subunit-dependent GTPase A produces the protein MEPGLVALGWDEHTDAAWRAAGSPGAPGRIARLDRGWSTVWFAAPDSGEPRGAEPVRLRNIGADVAVGDWVVPSGDGERVESVLPRRSAFVRRASFEGQRAEAHTIAANIDVVLLVHALVSPPNERRLERELVLAFDSGARPAVVLTKLDLVDDAALVAQSVAAITSVAAGVPVHVVSGMRGDGLEELRAYAAGNRTIALLGASGVGKSTIVNKLVGGEVQLVSDVRAGDQRGRHTTTAVQLVRLPAAESVQRGWLIDTPGLRAVSLWSSGHGIEQAFADVFDLTDDCRFRDCKHDQEPGCAVRGAIERGELDATRLVAMERLVAEEAALEDEQRARLKVEDRRGFRRPRPRP, from the coding sequence ATGGAGCCAGGTCTGGTCGCGCTCGGATGGGACGAACACACCGACGCGGCCTGGCGCGCGGCGGGGTCTCCGGGTGCACCCGGGCGGATCGCCCGGCTGGACCGCGGCTGGAGCACGGTGTGGTTCGCCGCGCCCGACTCGGGCGAGCCGCGCGGCGCCGAGCCGGTCAGGTTGCGCAACATCGGCGCCGATGTCGCGGTGGGCGACTGGGTGGTGCCGTCCGGCGACGGCGAGCGCGTCGAGAGCGTGCTGCCCCGCCGCAGCGCGTTCGTCCGCCGGGCGTCCTTCGAAGGCCAGCGGGCCGAGGCGCACACCATCGCGGCCAACATCGACGTCGTGCTGCTCGTCCACGCGCTGGTGTCGCCCCCCAACGAGCGACGCCTGGAGCGCGAGCTCGTCCTCGCCTTCGACAGCGGGGCACGCCCGGCGGTCGTGCTGACCAAGCTCGACCTCGTCGACGACGCTGCTCTCGTCGCGCAGAGCGTCGCCGCGATCACGTCGGTGGCCGCGGGAGTGCCCGTGCACGTCGTCAGCGGCATGCGCGGCGACGGCCTCGAAGAGCTGCGTGCCTACGCGGCGGGCAACCGCACCATCGCGCTGCTGGGGGCGAGCGGGGTCGGCAAGAGCACCATCGTCAACAAGCTCGTCGGCGGCGAGGTGCAACTGGTCAGCGACGTGCGCGCCGGCGACCAGCGCGGCCGGCACACGACGACGGCGGTCCAGCTCGTGCGCTTGCCGGCGGCGGAGAGCGTGCAGCGAGGGTGGCTGATCGACACCCCCGGTCTGCGGGCGGTGAGCCTGTGGTCGAGCGGCCATGGCATCGAGCAGGCGTTCGCCGACGTGTTCGACCTCACCGACGACTGCCGCTTTCGCGACTGCAAGCACGACCAGGAGCCGGGTTGCGCGGTGCGTGGGGCGATCGAGCGGGGCGAGCTCGACGCGACACGCCTCGTCGCGATGGAGCGCCTGGTCGCCGAGGAGGCCGCGCTCGAGGACGAGCAGCGGGCCCGCCTGAAGGTGGAAGACCGCCGCGGCTTCCGCCGGCCGCGTCCGCGGCCGTGA
- a CDS encoding DUF429 domain-containing protein, translating into MAMTPRQYQYLGGVVPCPGGWVVVSGRLAGVTMVVEEAMVLPNLLEVLDHRPKFDAGAIYAPIGLADQPCSRFRPCDEEARQLLGWPRSVGIRPVPSRAALNAPSHAAARELEPWLTNDDLRRFPRYREVEDLFQPFHQRMWVSAHPDLSFYMLNGDRPLKSSPFHGEGIVERIELIRAKVPGIEDLLNASPPEGAGQIHIVQAAALLWTARRGAGRAINRLPMDPTWDSNGLRTELVR; encoded by the coding sequence GTGGCAATGACCCCCCGCCAGTACCAGTACCTCGGTGGTGTCGTCCCGTGTCCGGGAGGCTGGGTGGTGGTATCGGGGCGCCTGGCCGGGGTGACGATGGTCGTCGAAGAGGCGATGGTGCTGCCGAACCTGCTCGAGGTGCTCGACCACCGCCCGAAGTTCGACGCGGGTGCGATCTACGCCCCGATCGGCCTTGCCGACCAGCCCTGCTCGCGGTTCCGTCCGTGCGACGAGGAGGCCCGCCAGCTTCTCGGCTGGCCGCGCAGCGTCGGGATTCGCCCCGTGCCGTCCCGGGCCGCGCTGAACGCGCCGAGCCACGCCGCGGCACGGGAGCTGGAGCCGTGGCTGACGAACGACGACCTGCGGCGCTTCCCCCGCTACCGCGAGGTGGAGGACCTGTTCCAGCCGTTCCACCAACGGATGTGGGTGTCGGCTCACCCGGACCTGAGCTTCTACATGCTGAACGGCGACCGGCCGTTGAAGAGCTCGCCGTTCCACGGCGAGGGGATCGTCGAGCGGATCGAGTTGATCCGCGCCAAGGTGCCCGGCATCGAGGACCTGCTGAACGCCTCACCGCCAGAAGGCGCCGGCCAGATCCACATCGTGCAGGCCGCGGCGCTGCTGTGGACGGCGCGGCGCGGCGCCGGGCGGGCGATCAACCGCCTGCCGATGGACCCCACCTGGGATTCGAACGGCCTGCGCACCGAGCTCGTCCGCTGA
- a CDS encoding prepilin-type N-terminal cleavage/methylation domain-containing protein, which translates to MSKRHDSAASGSRGDRGFSLVELVLVISVVGVIAGTIMAGVSAVLGNEKSTMARLSEQRTIQGFATWLPADVASTPPGGLTVGGSPVCGSGGTQVLGMQWSENVDGSVTTYRVSYQAVDVNGETHVRRHVCAGGTTTTSTLATDLPAMGGGWTPTSPPIQISYDAAARTVTVVLTQRNGDTVSLRADQYNPAETLPPPPPPVVLPPPPHTGPATTSTTTPPTTTTTSTTIAPTTTVGGPTTTDGGPTTTVEGTTLPPTTTLAPTTTLPPTTTTTIPPCAVTSLVVVPNPVQKKSNDQLKDSATVTVTTTGPCVGLVLRYTPGSPALKNITMSGGPNTWTAVLPKNSDRWYGVGPQELRVMMGTLTVLWSYNAFEITQ; encoded by the coding sequence GTGAGTAAGCGTCATGACTCCGCCGCGTCCGGCTCACGGGGTGACCGCGGCTTCTCCCTCGTCGAGCTCGTCCTCGTCATCTCTGTCGTGGGTGTGATCGCGGGCACGATCATGGCCGGCGTCTCCGCGGTGCTCGGCAACGAGAAGAGCACGATGGCGAGGCTGTCCGAGCAGCGCACGATCCAGGGATTCGCCACCTGGTTGCCTGCCGACGTCGCCTCCACCCCTCCCGGTGGGCTCACCGTCGGCGGCAGCCCGGTGTGCGGATCGGGCGGCACCCAGGTGCTCGGCATGCAATGGTCGGAGAACGTCGACGGCTCGGTGACGACGTACCGCGTCAGCTACCAGGCCGTCGACGTCAACGGCGAGACGCACGTGCGGCGCCACGTGTGCGCCGGGGGCACGACCACGACGTCGACCCTGGCCACGGATCTGCCGGCGATGGGCGGAGGATGGACACCGACGTCACCACCGATCCAGATCTCCTACGACGCCGCCGCGCGGACGGTCACCGTCGTGCTCACCCAGCGCAACGGCGACACCGTGAGCCTGCGCGCAGACCAGTACAACCCCGCCGAGACGCTGCCCCCGCCACCGCCGCCGGTGGTGCTGCCCCCGCCCCCGCACACCGGCCCGGCGACGACGAGCACCACGACCCCTCCCACCACCACGACGACGTCGACGACGATCGCCCCGACGACCACCGTCGGCGGCCCGACGACCACCGATGGCGGCCCGACGACCACCGTCGAAGGAACGACGCTGCCGCCGACGACCACATTGGCACCGACGACGACGCTGCCGCCGACCACCACCACCACCATCCCCCCGTGCGCCGTGACGAGCTTGGTCGTGGTGCCCAATCCGGTGCAGAAGAAGTCGAACGACCAGTTGAAGGACAGCGCGACCGTGACGGTGACCACCACCGGACCGTGCGTCGGCCTGGTGCTGCGCTACACACCGGGCTCACCGGCGTTGAAGAACATCACCATGTCCGGCGGCCCGAACACCTGGACGGCAGTCCTGCCGAAGAACTCCGATCGCTGGTACGGCGTCGGCCCCCAGGAGCTGCGGGTGATGATGGGCACGCTCACCGTGCTGTGGTCCTACAACGCGTTCGAGATCACGCAGTGA
- a CDS encoding prepilin peptidase produces MPVLAFVAGLFIGSFLTVVVDRVPRGASVVAPGSTCGACGMRLGPLDLVPVLSWLALRGRCRRCRASIGVEPLIVELSTAVVFAVFAANFERIVTIAAHCVLGAGLVALTWIDLRTRRLPREVTYTTIALGAPLLAAAALVEGEPERIATAAGGALLAVVLMGGLYLLSRGGLGDGDVRLSPLLGMYLGWTGLGHVPVGLFLGFLFGAVAGLAMIVAGRAGRKTALPFGPFLALGCIVGILVGQALIDFLLRR; encoded by the coding sequence GTGCCGGTGCTCGCCTTCGTCGCCGGGCTGTTCATCGGTTCGTTCCTGACGGTGGTCGTCGATCGGGTGCCCCGCGGTGCGTCGGTGGTGGCACCGGGTTCGACGTGCGGTGCTTGCGGCATGCGCCTCGGCCCGCTCGACCTGGTGCCCGTGCTGTCGTGGCTGGCACTGCGCGGCCGCTGCCGGCGCTGCCGGGCATCCATCGGCGTCGAGCCGCTGATCGTGGAGCTGTCCACCGCGGTCGTGTTCGCCGTCTTCGCGGCGAACTTCGAGCGCATCGTCACCATCGCCGCTCACTGCGTGCTCGGCGCGGGGCTCGTCGCGCTCACCTGGATCGACCTGCGCACCAGGCGCCTGCCCCGTGAGGTCACGTACACCACGATCGCGCTGGGCGCGCCGCTGCTCGCCGCCGCAGCACTCGTCGAGGGCGAACCGGAGCGCATCGCCACCGCCGCCGGCGGTGCGCTCCTCGCCGTCGTGCTGATGGGTGGGCTCTACCTGCTGAGCCGGGGAGGCCTCGGTGACGGCGACGTGCGGCTCAGCCCGTTGCTCGGCATGTACCTCGGCTGGACCGGCCTCGGCCACGTGCCGGTGGGGCTCTTCCTCGGGTTCCTGTTCGGCGCCGTCGCCGGGTTGGCGATGATCGTCGCCGGGCGCGCCGGACGCAAGACCGCTCTTCCGTTCGGCCCGTTCCTCGCTCTCGGTTGCATCGTCGGGATCCTGGTCGGCCAGGCCCTGATCGATTTCTTGCTCCGCCGCTGA
- a CDS encoding prepilin-type N-terminal cleavage/methylation domain-containing protein codes for METHIEIDETGIATEVETKRDKGFTLVELLIVIVILGILSAVTVFAVRGITDRGDQSACEAEHQTVTAAAQAYYAQNGSYPGSVAAMVTAGFLAKDAGYVTGIDANGVATGSCP; via the coding sequence ATGGAAACCCACATCGAGATTGACGAGACCGGCATCGCGACCGAGGTCGAAACCAAGCGGGACAAGGGATTCACCCTGGTCGAGCTGCTGATCGTGATCGTGATCCTCGGCATCTTGTCGGCGGTCACCGTCTTCGCGGTCCGTGGTATCACCGACCGTGGCGACCAGAGCGCCTGCGAAGCAGAACATCAGACGGTCACGGCCGCTGCCCAGGCGTACTACGCGCAGAACGGCAGCTACCCGGGCAGCGTCGCCGCCATGGTGACGGCGGGCTTCCTCGCCAAGGACGCCGGCTATGTGACGGGCATCGACGCCAACGGCGTGGCGACTGGTAGTTGCCCCTGA
- the topA gene encoding type I DNA topoisomerase, with product MPGKPLVIVESPAKAKTIGAFLGGAYDVRASVGHVADLPSKGLAVDVDNHFKPTYELTDRGKQVIKELKVLLKDATELFLATDEDREGEAISWHLLEALKPKVPVKRMVFHEINKAAIDHAVANPRGLDDGLVDAAETRRILDRLYGYEVSPVLWRRVNRGLSAGRVQSPTVRLVVERERERIAFVVAGYWGLELHTATAPPFTANLVTLDGTRVATGKDFTSDGRAGSSVTVVDERRARGLADGLAGAEFTVRSVEDKPYRSSPKAPFMTSTLQQEGSRRLRLSAAQVMRVAQGLYERGYITYMRTDSVELSDEALTAVRAEVQRAYGASFLPGSPRRYASKVKNAQEAHEAIRPTTPLRSPDAVAAELNRQELALYRLVWQRTLASQMVDATGTTVSVRLGATCGQPEAGVDCEFAASGTTITFAGYRQAYVESSDDDAVDGTAAEAAEREALLPPLAVADPVPVESIEPSGHSTSPPARYTEASIVKRLEELGIGRPSTWASIIQTVQDRGYVWKKGQALVPTWTAFAVVGLMEQHFGELVDYEFTARVEEDLDAIARKEQAKERWLHEFYFGDVDLPGLKRLVEQNLGEIDAAQVNTFPLGLDPETGAEIVVKPGKFGPYVKRGDDTASVPDDMAPDELTVDKAVALLAQPSSDEPIGMLDGLPVFAKSGRYGPYVQWGTADSPPPGFDKPKMSSLFKTMVLERMTMDEAEALLSLPRTLGADPADGEEVLANNGRYGPYVVKGKDFRSIDNEERLLTITLDEAVAILAQPKVYRRDGKNMAAKGPLREFGTDPASERPVVAKDGKFGIYVTDGETNASLGKGDRLDAMTPERAFELLAIRREQIVAKGGAPAKRAGSARAAAKKSPAKKSPARKAAAKRSPAKRSAAKRSPES from the coding sequence ATGCCCGGCAAGCCCCTAGTCATCGTCGAGTCGCCAGCGAAGGCGAAGACCATCGGCGCGTTCCTCGGAGGGGCCTACGACGTGCGGGCGTCGGTGGGTCACGTCGCCGACCTGCCGTCGAAGGGGCTCGCCGTCGACGTCGACAACCACTTCAAGCCCACTTACGAGCTCACCGACCGCGGCAAGCAGGTGATCAAGGAGCTGAAGGTGCTGCTGAAGGACGCCACCGAGCTGTTCCTCGCGACCGACGAGGACCGCGAGGGCGAGGCGATCAGCTGGCATCTGCTCGAAGCGCTGAAGCCGAAGGTTCCGGTCAAGCGGATGGTGTTCCACGAGATCAACAAGGCCGCGATCGACCACGCGGTGGCCAACCCGCGCGGCCTCGACGACGGCCTCGTCGACGCGGCCGAGACCCGCCGCATCCTCGACCGCCTATACGGGTACGAGGTCTCGCCGGTGCTGTGGCGTCGTGTCAACCGTGGCTTGTCCGCCGGGCGGGTGCAGAGCCCGACCGTGCGCCTGGTGGTGGAGCGCGAGCGCGAGCGGATCGCCTTCGTCGTGGCCGGCTACTGGGGCCTCGAGCTGCACACCGCCACGGCTCCCCCGTTCACGGCCAACCTCGTCACCCTCGACGGCACCCGCGTCGCCACCGGCAAGGACTTCACGAGCGACGGCCGGGCCGGCTCGAGCGTCACCGTGGTCGACGAGCGCCGCGCCCGAGGGCTGGCCGACGGCCTCGCCGGCGCCGAGTTCACGGTGCGCTCGGTGGAGGACAAGCCCTACCGCTCGTCGCCGAAGGCACCGTTCATGACGAGCACGCTCCAACAGGAGGGCAGCCGCAGGCTGCGCCTGTCCGCGGCCCAGGTGATGCGCGTCGCGCAGGGCCTGTACGAGCGTGGCTACATCACGTACATGCGCACCGACTCGGTGGAGCTGTCCGACGAAGCGCTCACCGCGGTCAGAGCCGAGGTGCAGCGGGCGTACGGAGCGTCGTTCCTGCCCGGGTCGCCAAGGCGCTATGCGAGCAAGGTGAAGAACGCGCAGGAGGCCCACGAGGCCATCCGGCCGACCACGCCGCTGCGCAGCCCCGACGCGGTTGCTGCCGAGCTGAACCGCCAGGAGCTCGCCCTCTACCGGCTGGTCTGGCAGCGCACACTCGCCTCGCAGATGGTCGACGCCACGGGGACGACGGTCAGCGTGCGCCTCGGCGCGACCTGCGGCCAGCCAGAAGCCGGGGTCGACTGCGAGTTCGCGGCCAGCGGCACGACGATCACCTTCGCCGGCTACCGCCAGGCGTACGTCGAGTCGAGCGACGACGACGCCGTCGACGGGACCGCCGCGGAGGCAGCCGAGCGGGAGGCGCTGCTGCCGCCGCTCGCCGTCGCCGATCCGGTGCCCGTCGAGTCGATCGAGCCGAGCGGCCACTCGACCAGCCCACCTGCGCGCTACACCGAGGCGTCGATCGTGAAGCGCCTGGAGGAGCTCGGCATCGGGCGACCCTCGACGTGGGCCTCGATCATCCAGACGGTGCAGGACCGCGGCTACGTGTGGAAGAAGGGCCAGGCGCTGGTGCCGACGTGGACGGCGTTCGCGGTGGTGGGCTTGATGGAGCAGCACTTCGGCGAGCTCGTCGACTACGAGTTCACCGCCCGGGTCGAAGAAGACCTCGACGCCATCGCCCGCAAGGAGCAGGCCAAGGAGCGCTGGCTCCACGAGTTCTACTTCGGTGACGTCGACCTGCCCGGTCTGAAGCGCCTGGTGGAGCAGAACCTGGGCGAGATCGACGCCGCTCAGGTGAACACGTTCCCGCTGGGGCTCGACCCCGAGACCGGTGCCGAGATCGTCGTCAAGCCGGGCAAGTTCGGGCCTTACGTGAAGCGCGGCGACGACACGGCGAGCGTGCCCGACGACATGGCCCCCGACGAGCTCACCGTCGACAAGGCCGTGGCGCTGCTCGCCCAGCCGAGCAGCGACGAGCCGATCGGCATGCTCGACGGGCTGCCGGTGTTCGCGAAGAGCGGGCGCTACGGGCCCTACGTCCAGTGGGGCACTGCCGATTCCCCGCCGCCCGGGTTCGACAAGCCGAAGATGTCGAGCCTGTTCAAGACGATGGTGCTCGAGCGCATGACGATGGACGAGGCCGAGGCACTGCTCAGCCTGCCGCGGACGCTCGGCGCCGATCCCGCCGACGGTGAAGAGGTGCTCGCCAACAACGGCCGCTACGGCCCTTACGTGGTGAAGGGCAAGGACTTCCGCTCGATCGACAACGAGGAGCGGCTGCTGACGATCACCCTCGACGAGGCGGTCGCCATCCTCGCTCAGCCCAAGGTGTACCGCCGCGACGGCAAGAACATGGCGGCGAAGGGGCCGCTGCGTGAGTTCGGCACCGACCCGGCAAGCGAGCGCCCGGTCGTCGCGAAGGACGGCAAGTTCGGCATCTACGTCACCGACGGCGAGACGAACGCGTCGCTCGGCAAGGGCGACCGGCTCGACGCGATGACGCCGGAGCGGGCGTTCGAGTTGCTCGCCATCCGCCGCGAGCAGATCGTCGCGAAAGGCGGTGCGCCGGCGAAGCGGGCGGGCTCGGCCCGCGCCGCGGCGAAGAAGTCGCCGGCGAAGAAGTCACCGGCGAGGAAGGCGGCGGCGAAGCGCTCGCCGGCCAAGCGTTCCGCGGCGAAGCGCTCTCCCGAGAGCTGA